TTTTATATTATTATGGTTTTTTAAATATAAATACCTTGGTAAATATGGTAGAAAAACTACTAAGTTCTTCGATAAATTTGACGGAATATTTGGAAGTGATAGAGGATTCAATGAACTATTATAGACAAATAACAAAAGTCCAGGAAGGATATTCCCACAAAAAGGTTTCTGATGTAAAAAAACTAAAAGAACAATTAAAAGAGAGAACAGATTTAAGCTACTACCCTTTTTCCTATGATGAAATATATGAAGCAGGGGGAATCGGTTTTATTGATAAAAACGATGGATACGAGAGAATGGCAAAACTTATCAAGGATCACTATAATATCATGCCTAAAGAGGCTGGAAGTTTGGTGGAAGAGTGTGTTTATGCTATTCGCACGGGAGAATCCATTAATAATATCGTACAGTTTATTCAGCGTCACCTAGAAATACCTAGTTTTGAAATGATGAAAAAATTTACAGAGGAAATTATTTACCTTAATAATAATACAAGACAGTGGATGATTAAAGGTTATACGCCAGAAGAACTATCACAAAGAGATAAATCACAACTTAAGCAAATAAAAACCTCAGATACTGGTGAAGTTATCAGCATGAAGACCAAAAAGAAAATAGGAAGAAACGACCCCTGTCCCTGTGGAAGCGGTAAAAAATTTAAGAAGTGTTGCGGACAGTAAGGGAAATGCAAATCAATTTAGAAAATATACGTAGAAGCTTTGTATATTTTAAGATATATCTATGGTAAAAGTTAATACTGTGAAAAGAATTTTATTTTAAGTTAGGGCTGACTCTGTAGGGAAATTAAGGGTTTAAAATTTATTCTAGGAGGAAGGAATATGTTAGAAATTCAGCAGGGGTTTAGCAGTAATCCAGATATGGCCAGTGCCATCAAAGAAGTAGTTCACCAAATCCAACAGGATGAGGTGAAATTTGTTATATTTTTTTCTAGTACGAAGTATGACTTTCAACAGGTTTCAAAGGAAATAAATGCAGCATTTGAAGGTGCAGAAGTAATAGGAAGTACTTCTGCTGGGGAAATAGGCAAGCATGGCTTTTCTAATCATTCTCTTGTTGCTATGAGTATTTCATCGAAGGACTGGATCGCCTCTACAGTGATTATTGAAAATATTCATTCGAAACCTATGTTATACAGAAAAAATGTCATACAAGCCTTCGAAAAAACCGGTTTAAATCGAAATGATCCTGCTTTACACCAAAAATCTTTTGGTATTTTGTTGGTAGATGGTCTTCAGGCTGCGGAAGAAATGGTTTTATCTGTCATTCACTCTATTTTTGAAACAGATCAGTTTCCCTTAGTTGGAGGAAGTGCAGGAGATGATCTGAAGTTTGCTGAGACCTATGTAAGTGCCAATGGAAAAGTGTACAATGATGCTGCTGTACTTACCTTTGTGAAAACCAGCCATCCTTTTTGCACCTACCGAGAGAATATCTTTGAGCCTACAGAACATACTTTACTTATTACAAAGGCAGATATCCGAGGAAGAATTGTGTACGAGATGAATGGTATGCCTGCAGCTGAAGCCTATGCTTCAAAATTAGGCATACCGACAGCAAATTTAGCAGAAAAAATGGAAACATACCCTATTGGACGTATGTATGCTAAAAAAGTTTGGATATCTACCCCTTTTAAAATATTGGACAAGGGTGCTATCCAATTTTATAGTCAAATTTTTCCTAATACGATGGTCTCTATATTAAAGCCCATTGATCCTGTTTTAGTAGCTAGAGAGACAGTGAAAAATATTAAAGCACAATTACCAGGCGTGAAGGGTGTCATTGGTTTTAATTGTATTGTAAGGCTCCTTCAGTTTCAGAAAGAAAAAGCCTGTGAAAAGGTTTATCAGGAACTATCTGATTTAGGAGAAGTAGTAGGCTTTACTACCTATGGAGAGCAGTATGGGAAAGTGCATATTAATCAAACCCTTACTATGCTTGCAATTGGAGAATAGTATGGTTGATAACAATGCTAAAACTTGTATATTTGAGGAGGGCAGATCTAGTGAAATGGAAATTTTTTAATAAGACAACAAAAGAAAAGTCAGGGCATAACAACATAAAACCTATGGATGTGCAGGAAGTGCTAGATACCAAGAAAGATCAAAGCCACCAACAGGAGCTACTGGAGGTTGTTGAAGATATTACCCAGCTTATTAGAAAAACAATTGAAAAAACCAGCGAAACGAATGGATTCATTGCTCAACAAAATAATATCATGGTACAGAATGTTATGCAGGAAAGTGCAGCACTTCAAGAGGCAGATGCCAACGTAAATGAAGTGGTGACGCATATTGAAAACATATCTCATGTCACTGGAGATGTGGCTAAAGCAACCAACGAAGCCTTTAATCTAGCGACACAAGGCAATGATATCGTTGCTTCCTTAGGGGAACAAATGCAGGTAATTGATACAACCTTTAAGCAATTTCTTGGCATCATAGATTTATTAAAAAATAATTCAAAAGAGATCGAAGGCTTTACCAATACCATACAAACCATTTCATCACAGACAAATTTACTTTCGTTGAATGCTTCTATTGAAGCTGCCCGTGCTGGAGAACATGGCAGGGGGTTTGCGGTGGTAGCAAATGAAGTTAAAAAACTTTCAGAGGAAACAGTACAGGCCTCTAGTGAAATTAATCAAAAAATACAGAACATGACCAGAACCATGGAGGAAACCTACAGCAAAATTGAGAAGAGTGTAGAAGAAATCGCTAAAGGGATGGAAATAACCAATCTTACAGAGAGCATTTTTGATCGGATGTTGAAGTTCCAAACACAAATAAATGATAAAATGAATGAAATTTGGAGTACTACAGAAGTAAACTCTAATAAGATTGCTATGATCGCAGAAATATGGCATCAAATTTCTAAGCATGCTATGGAAAATGCAGCTAGTATGGAGCAGTTAGCGGATAAAAATGAAGAACAAACCGTTCATTTTATAGATTTACTATCCTTTGTTTATCAAATGGAGGATATTTTACAGGATTTAAAGAAGGAAATTTATGAAGGCGTGAAAAAAGACCAGAGCAATTAAAAGTAAATTGCTTAGAAAAGAGTCAGTCTCCGATCATGATGGGGCTGACTTTTTAAAGTTTTTTATGGGACTTATGCGAAAACATAGATGAAAATTGGTATAATAAATAGCGTATAGGAGGAGAAGCTATGGAGAGAGTAAATGCAATTCTAAATCACCCTCAGTATGGTGTATATTTGCAAAAAAACATGGAAGCTGAAAAGGATCGTATCTTTTGTCGGCATAATCTACAACATTTTTTAGATGTAGCAAGAGTAGGTTACATTATTGCTCTTGAAAAAAAGTTTAATGTATCAAAGGAAATAATTTATACAGCTGCATTGCTACATGATATTGGTCGATGGAGGCAATATGCTGATGGGACAGACCATGCTGCTATGAGTGCAATGCTATCGAAGGATATATTAAAAGACTGTAATTTTTCTGAAGATGAAATACAACTTGTATTAACAGCTATAGAAAAGCATAGAAAAGGAAAAAATTTAGTATCAGAATTAGACTTTGTTTTATATGAAGGAGACAAAAAATCTCGTCCCTGTGTGGCGTGCAAAACAATAGAAGGCTGTAACCGATTTAAAAAGGATGAAAAACCAGAGATACAATATTAGTGATATGTGGAAGGAAGGATCTTGGTAGAAAAATAAATTGTTAAAAATTTATCTTTTTTATTTTTTCTTGTTTTTATGGATATAGTTTAGTTTTTTCAATAGATGTAGGAGATTGTTATGAGAAAAACTCTTTTTTGAAATACATTTTTTCGACGATATTCCTAGAATTTCGTTTGACGATAAAGCTTGAAAGCGTGTATAATTTAGTTGTAAAAAAAATTTCAAAATTTTGTTTTATTATTTGTAGCTATTTTATAGATAGCACTCTAAAACTAAAGGGGTGAAGGGCTTGATATTAATGATTGACAATTATGACTCGTTTACCTATAATTTGACACAGTATTTATCTAGTTTAAAAGAGAAGGTAGTAGTATATCGTAACGATTGCATTACAATAGAAGATATCGAGAAATTGAATCCAGATATTATTGTGCTGTCCCCGGGTCCATGTACGCCAAATGAGGCAGGTATATGTATGGATGTAGTCAACAGATTCAAAGGAGAAATTCCTATACTAGGTATATGTTTAGGACATCAAACCATCGGACAAGTATTTGGTGGTAATGTTATCAAGGCTATGGAACCTGTCCATGGCAAAGTACATCCAATATATCATACCGATGAAGGTGTGTTTAAGGGATTGAATAACCCTTTAAACGTTACCAGATATCATTCTCTCGTAGTGGATAGGGAATCACTGCCAGAGTGCTTTGAAATTACTGCAGAGACCTCCGAGGGAGAAATTATGGGTATTAGGCATAAGCAGTATAAGATTGAAGGTGTACAGTTTCATCCTGAAGCAATTTTAACAGAAATGGGTATGGAACTTTTAAATAATTTTTTAGTGACAGCGAAACAGCGGGAATTGGTATCAGCAAGCTAAAAAACCCCACCTACAACAAAGTAGGTGGGAGGTATACTCTATAAGAAAAATCAGAATAAAAGCGGGTGAAAAAATGTACATAAAAGAAATCAATACTTCACTAGATAGTTTTCAGTTATACACAATTTTTAAAGAGGATTCCTATAGCTTTTTTCTAGATAGTGGTATGACGGATGGGAAGCTAGGAAAATATTCTTTTATTGGCTCTAACCCCCTTCTCGTATTTAAAAGTAAAGATAGAGAAATCACCATACTAGAAAATAAAATGCAAGAAACCTTTGAAGGTAACCCTTTTGAAAAGCTAAGGGAAGTGTATACAAAATATAAAAGGAGTTATAAAAGCGAGTTTCCCTTTGTAGGAGGTTTTGTAGGTTATTTATCCTATGATTTATGTCATCACATAGAGAAGCTGCCGAGAACAGCTATTGACGATGTAAAAATCCCCGATTGTTATTTAGGATTATATGATGGTGTTATCATTATTGATCATCATACTAACCGTACCTATATTGCAGCTTTGGGAATAAAGGATAACAAGGAAAATATTGTTAATAAACTATCAAAAAGAATATATGAAGAAGAAACAAAAGGTGTTAAAATAAATATAAGCAAAACGAATCAATCTGTGGAGTTAAAGTCTAACTTTACAAAGGAGGCATATATTGAAGCTGTTAACAAAGTAAGAGAGTATATTAAAGCAGGGGACATTTATCAAGCAAACTTAACGCAACGTTTTGAATGCGTTATAAAGGAAAGCCCCTATGAGCTCTATGCTAAGCTTAGAAGCATTAATCCTGCTCCCTTTGCAAGCTTTATTGATTTTGGAGAAGGATATATTGTAAGTAGTTCACCTGAACGATTTATACAGATAAAGGGTAATAGGATAGAAACACGACCTATCAAAGGTACTAAGCCTAGGGGGAATACACCAGAGGAGGATCTGGCCAACAAAGAGGATTTACTAAACAGTGAAAAGGATAAAGCAGAGTTACTGATGATCGTGGATTTGGAGAGAAATGATTTGGGCAGGGTGGCAAAAACCGGAACAGTGAAGGTAACAGAGTTATTTCATTTAGAAGAGTACGCAACAGTATATCATTTGGTTTCCACAATACAGGCGGAGATGAGGGAGGACTGTGATGTTATTGACTGCATTACAGCTACTTTTCCTGGAGGTTCTATAACTGGTGCTCCTAAAATTCGTTCTATGGAGATCATTGATGAATTAGAACCTACCCAAAGAAATATTTATACTGGTTCTATTGGTTATATAGGTTTAAATGGTGATGTGGATTTAAATATAGTCATCAGAACGATTGTATGCAAAGATAATAAAGCCTATTTCCAAGCAGGCGGTGGGCTAGTATGGGATTCAGAACCCTATTCGGAGTATGAGGAAACGTTGCACAA
The sequence above is drawn from the Clostridium formicaceticum genome and encodes:
- a CDS encoding FIST signal transduction protein, producing the protein MLEIQQGFSSNPDMASAIKEVVHQIQQDEVKFVIFFSSTKYDFQQVSKEINAAFEGAEVIGSTSAGEIGKHGFSNHSLVAMSISSKDWIASTVIIENIHSKPMLYRKNVIQAFEKTGLNRNDPALHQKSFGILLVDGLQAAEEMVLSVIHSIFETDQFPLVGGSAGDDLKFAETYVSANGKVYNDAAVLTFVKTSHPFCTYRENIFEPTEHTLLITKADIRGRIVYEMNGMPAAEAYASKLGIPTANLAEKMETYPIGRMYAKKVWISTPFKILDKGAIQFYSQIFPNTMVSILKPIDPVLVARETVKNIKAQLPGVKGVIGFNCIVRLLQFQKEKACEKVYQELSDLGEVVGFTTYGEQYGKVHINQTLTMLAIGE
- a CDS encoding methyl-accepting chemotaxis protein, with translation MKWKFFNKTTKEKSGHNNIKPMDVQEVLDTKKDQSHQQELLEVVEDITQLIRKTIEKTSETNGFIAQQNNIMVQNVMQESAALQEADANVNEVVTHIENISHVTGDVAKATNEAFNLATQGNDIVASLGEQMQVIDTTFKQFLGIIDLLKNNSKEIEGFTNTIQTISSQTNLLSLNASIEAARAGEHGRGFAVVANEVKKLSEETVQASSEINQKIQNMTRTMEETYSKIEKSVEEIAKGMEITNLTESIFDRMLKFQTQINDKMNEIWSTTEVNSNKIAMIAEIWHQISKHAMENAASMEQLADKNEEQTVHFIDLLSFVYQMEDILQDLKKEIYEGVKKDQSN
- a CDS encoding SEC-C metal-binding domain-containing protein produces the protein MREKTGDKIEEVLLQTMCEMQKGMAKQQVKRDNTLWKKISVPYTYKEMLTSLAKNELTEIRQNLRLQGISKLKKQPLIEVLNEKMLQNLPIILSKMDTGRYQLIKEIVNNEGVLYKFHLKRHEIEYYRSRGLIFTGIVEEKKVITAPEEFVKVLRDMADHQELLDKLERNEKWLRLTYGLLYYYGFLNINTLVNMVEKLLSSSINLTEYLEVIEDSMNYYRQITKVQEGYSHKKVSDVKKLKEQLKERTDLSYYPFSYDEIYEAGGIGFIDKNDGYERMAKLIKDHYNIMPKEAGSLVEECVYAIRTGESINNIVQFIQRHLEIPSFEMMKKFTEEIIYLNNNTRQWMIKGYTPEELSQRDKSQLKQIKTSDTGEVISMKTKKKIGRNDPCPCGSGKKFKKCCGQ
- the pabB gene encoding aminodeoxychorismate synthase component I, whose amino-acid sequence is MYIKEINTSLDSFQLYTIFKEDSYSFFLDSGMTDGKLGKYSFIGSNPLLVFKSKDREITILENKMQETFEGNPFEKLREVYTKYKRSYKSEFPFVGGFVGYLSYDLCHHIEKLPRTAIDDVKIPDCYLGLYDGVIIIDHHTNRTYIAALGIKDNKENIVNKLSKRIYEEETKGVKINISKTNQSVELKSNFTKEAYIEAVNKVREYIKAGDIYQANLTQRFECVIKESPYELYAKLRSINPAPFASFIDFGEGYIVSSSPERFIQIKGNRIETRPIKGTKPRGNTPEEDLANKEDLLNSEKDKAELLMIVDLERNDLGRVAKTGTVKVTELFHLEEYATVYHLVSTIQAEMREDCDVIDCITATFPGGSITGAPKIRSMEIIDELEPTQRNIYTGSIGYIGLNGDVDLNIVIRTIVCKDNKAYFQAGGGLVWDSEPYSEYEETLHKSRAMMEALNG
- a CDS encoding anthranilate synthase component II, whose translation is MILMIDNYDSFTYNLTQYLSSLKEKVVVYRNDCITIEDIEKLNPDIIVLSPGPCTPNEAGICMDVVNRFKGEIPILGICLGHQTIGQVFGGNVIKAMEPVHGKVHPIYHTDEGVFKGLNNPLNVTRYHSLVVDRESLPECFEITAETSEGEIMGIRHKQYKIEGVQFHPEAILTEMGMELLNNFLVTAKQRELVSAS
- a CDS encoding HD domain-containing protein, producing the protein MERVNAILNHPQYGVYLQKNMEAEKDRIFCRHNLQHFLDVARVGYIIALEKKFNVSKEIIYTAALLHDIGRWRQYADGTDHAAMSAMLSKDILKDCNFSEDEIQLVLTAIEKHRKGKNLVSELDFVLYEGDKKSRPCVACKTIEGCNRFKKDEKPEIQY